The following coding sequences lie in one Anoplolepis gracilipes chromosome 4, ASM4749672v1, whole genome shotgun sequence genomic window:
- the LOC140664550 gene encoding uncharacterized protein, giving the protein MPLNEYAIPMPPPGWIIPQSEVPGTSRGSYIFIVPQQVRPQSERRRRYRQRRRQRQQQQQQLQQLPPLPPLPPPLLLQTPPPPPPSPPPPPPPPPRLPPPSPQSQPPQVAPLPQPQILEEWDQGGWGGGEGGWRGGLGTWGGGQGTWGGGQRGWERGQQGWGRGAATSDPW; this is encoded by the exons ATGCCACTCAACGAATACG caatCCCGATGCCACCTCCGGGATGGATAATTCCGCAGTCCGAGGTGCCGGGGACATCACGGggctcatatatttttatcgtgccACAACAAGTA cGTCCCCAGAGCGAGCGACGACGGCGTTATCGCCAACGTCGTCGGCAGCGacagcaacaacagcagcagctTCAACAATTACCACCGCTGCCGCCACTGCCACCACCGCTGCTGCTGCAaacaccaccaccaccaccaccatcgccgccgccgccgccgccgccgccaccgcggCTACCGCCGCCGTCGCCTCAGTCGCAGCCACCACAGGTGGCACCGTTACCGCAACCACAAATTTTGGAGGAATGGGATCAAGGAGGATGGGGAGGAGGTGAGGGAGGATGGAGAGGAGGTCTGGGTACATGGGGAGGAGGTCAGGGTACATGGGGCGGAGGTCAGAGAGGATGGGAAAGAGGTCAGCAAGGATGGGGAAGAG GAGCAGCTACATCTGATCCGTGGTAA